The Sardina pilchardus chromosome 24, fSarPil1.1, whole genome shotgun sequence nucleotide sequence ATGGGTCACAACTCCACCTTCGAAAGGAACAGATTGCAAGAGCCAAGAGCACAAATTCTCGGTTGCATTCTAATGTGCAATAAATCCTCGTAAGACTCTTCAAACATTTACTTCCTcatcctactgtatgtttcagGTATCATCACCCGCATCTCGCTAGCGACAGAAACTTTGCTCGTTCAGTCCAGTCAGTAGCTGTTCCTCATACCGACAAATACGGATGCCAATTTAGGACAATAATGCCTACGGCCTTCGCACCGTGGTGACATTCCAACCTGCGCTATGAAGACGCATACAAGAGTGAAAGTAGGGTTGTAGAAGTAAAAGTGAAGATCCAGTCTAATTCCATGTTAAGCTGCTTGAGTCAAAGCCTGACAAAATCCTCATTGTTCCTTGCAAATGCAGGAGGTAAAATGACAAAATACAACAGCTGAGTTGGCTTTTGAGGATCCTTCTGATACAACTCTAGTTTATTTATGACActgaaatagcctataggcctagagCTACTAGACTTGAACTAAGACCTAGGCTATAACACGTTATAAGAActgtaaaacaacaacaataattgAAAATATTTTCCTGCACACATTAATAAGGCTACATGATTAAATTGTCATATGGCCCAAaatatagtaggcctatctgCATAACACCTCAGTGCTATTAGTAAGAGCTGAAACAAGTTAACATAACATGTTAAGGCTTGTATTGCACACTAACAATATAATTTTCTGTCAAGATAATAACACAAAAGAAGCGATGTGAAATGGGATAactttatttcaaaatgaattGTGATGTCAAATGTCCACAAATTAATATCTTGGCATTACGCTCATTGCATTCTTCACTGAGTCTCCATAAGCTGCACTGTCTCATCAACAACGTCGAGTGTGATTGGAGTCACAGTCTTGGACAGAACAGCTGTAGTCCCAGGTTTGTATCTGTAATTACCTTccctgtaaacaaaacaaatatatacatCAACAGGTGTTCTCTGTAATACGGACTTCAATGTGCCTGCTTTGTTTTCTCATATATTTCAATGTAAGCATTTACTTCTCCCAGGCAAGTGGCAAACGCACATCAGTAAGGAATAGCAAATCAAAAAGAGACAgatgatggagaagagagagaaataaaagaggGGAACAGATGGCAAAGGACAGAAAGCAAtgaaaagaataaaagaaaaagagaagaagcaGCAGAGAAACAATGCCTTTAACTtttaaaaggaaaagaaagccagaaaatggaaaaataattAAACAGAATTTCAGAAAACTACATTTCAGTTTGTCTGTATGACTGTAAGGTGTTAGACCGGGTACGCCCAGCTCGATTGGCCGGTGATTGGAAACCTCCATGTTTTTCTATTCTGCTACCACTACAAATCtgcagggaccaatcacaaactggcttatccacctggcgcACCCAGATTGTAGGTctaattggttgaaggactaatgcgtacagagtcatttgaactgtgCCTGTTGATCACGCCTCCTGTGCAGCAGAAAACACAGAGCAGACACCCCAGACTAATGTCCAATCTTAATAGACTGAGCtgggtctggtgatagccaggctagttaGGTACTGCAGTATTACCAagagatccttaattactgacaagatagagcaacatcatgcatctctatggaagaaaaattcgaacagttcctgtctgcttaaggaGGCGTGTCGCAACGACGTCATAGTGggtatcgatctctgtcagattggcaagcagttcagttcgaatgttaacaggtctgcttaaagggggatttagcccccctcccctttgcgaagacagaacgcggaaatgatcgaacgtttgcgcctctcgctccgctttaaccctctctggtattaCCAAGAGATCCTCTTGTAATGTCTGTAGTATTACCCACCTCTTCCCCTTCTGTGTTGGCTGATCAAACGCGCGCAGGTACTGCACTCCTTTCTCCGTTATCACACACAGGTCCACATTGCTGCCTGAGCCCAGGTCACAGAAGATCCCCGCTGCTATGGCGTCTCTCACCAGAGTCTTCGCCTCTTCCAGCTGAACATACAGcaggtgtgaggaggagagggaggagagagtatGGGTGAGGACTGGATGAGTTACTGATTTCTTCTCAATAACAATGATGTGAGAAACTGTACTTACCTCCATGTTTGCCTTATAGCGGTCCTCAAACACGGAGACAGCTGCGGCAGCCCCTGAGCCTTAAACAGAATGATACAGGACACAATGTCTCAGAGGACCAGTCCCTCTTTGCACACTTTCAACCAAATGTTATCTTCATCTTGAGTTATTTTATCTGAAATAGTTACAGTGAAAAACTTCCATCCAACAATCTTCGCATTCAGAAGTCTATAGCATCTTAGGCTACACAGTCTCTCCGTGACCTATGACTGCACACTGAAGACTACAAGACTACACAACTGAAAAATGTTTACTATCAGCAAAGTACAGTATAATTATACTTTAATCACATCTATGACCATTTATCCAACATACAGAAAAGTTAAgaccggcgcccaccggacacggcgCTCAGCagtgtgggcttgacgcgcaggattttaagAACAGTTTTCTGTCCCTGTGTGGCTGCTGTGCAGCAGAaatttctagtgggctttgctccgttaaaaacaacGGAGTTCTAATTGTTTTCTTGTCGCGGCGCGCCACGTACGTGTCTGGTGGGTGCCGGCCTTAATACATCTGCACTACCCCTTTCTGTGATGTCTACAGGAGGACAAGAGAGCTTTCTCAGTGCAGGCTGGAATAGGATAAGCAGACACACTGGGTGTTGTCATAGGAACAGGGTTGAGGGGTCATACCCATGGTGAGGAAGGGCAGCTTGTCATATGATCCATGTGGGTAGACACTGTAAAGGTGAGCACCTGTAACATCCACACCTCCAACAATCAATGAGGAACCAATCTGACCCTGATACCTGCAATAGAGAAGCAAGTCTTTTGAGTTGACACAGGCTGCAAAAGAGGACAACACAATCGTGACACCAGCGGCAGCATTACAATTTGGACCATACAGGCGTAATGTAAAAAAGACATTGGCCTACATCGTACCACATAGTTGAGTGAAAAAAGATGAGTCTGGaggaaaacataggctataaaatCTTTCCAATATACAAGATAATTACGACTTTGATTTATTTCTTGTTTGTTaccatgtttatgtttattcaaAACATCATAACatcaaacatcaacatcaacatgatTCTGAAACAGCATCATTGTTAGCCGCCAGGTCATCTGGTTTGAATCTCCCACCTGAACAGCATCTGTTTGAGTTGCCgagtcaccatggcaaccatgGGTGGACGTCCTGTGGTCAGAGTGTGAAGCTCCACATTGGATGACATCATCTGCGTGGTGATATCTGCATCCGCCGCCACTCCGGCCCCGCAGcaactgtgtacacacacggacaaacatCAGATTTGTATCTTCAAACAATTTGTAAATCATTACGATGTAACTATAATTACAGCAAACCAAGTATGCTAGGGGGCAGAGGGTATTCTAATTGAGTTCAtcccaagtttttttttttttttttttttttttcaaagtgctGGTCGGATTGACATCACAGTTTCATACAAGGTACAGCCAAATCGTATCCGCTAGCATAATGATCCAGATGCTGGAATTGTTTTCTGTCTATGTGTTTACcggtctatctctctctctctctctctctccctctctctctctctctctgtctctgtctctgtctctgtctctgtctctgtctctctgtgtgtgtgtgtgtgtgtgtgtgtgtgtgtgtgtgtgtgtgtgtgtgtgtgtgtgtgtgtgtgtgtgtgtgtgcgtgcgtgcgtttgtgtgtgtgtgtgtgtgtgtgtgtgtgtgtgtgtgtgtgtaaaagcactGCAATTTtaagtttttttaaaataaaagctCTGCCATTCTTCTCCCCATTTTACTTCTCCTGCTGAAAGAGTTATTTCTCCTGTAGTTCAATTGGTCCATTAAGACTCTGTCAGCACTTGATGGTGGGATTAATGCCCTGGAAGCAAATTGATAATCTACCTTCCAGACAGGAGAAGTTGCATTGCGTCAGCTTTGCAGTCGCCTACAAAACAGCTTTTCCTAAAAGAAGTGTTTGTAAAACCAACAACATAGTTCTGTTTGGATAAAGATGTTTGGTAGAAAAACTGGTCGTGTGATTCATCCAAACAGTTCCTATGAATTGTGTGCACATGAAGTGTGTAACCGAACCTAGTTGTGTTGGACTTGGTACATGAGTTCTTAAATCTTTCACTGTAATAGAAACAACCTCGGACACACAACTGGCCTCATCACTTACTAAATCTTCTCAGCAATGTAGTGAATCTTCATACAGTTCTTATCAGCCACGACCATATCATCTGTTGCTCTTGTGTCTGCTCCAAGGATCACCCCATCCTAAGATATAGAAGGTGAGACAGAGAATTAGACTAGGCTACCTATTACATCATGTAATCAAGACAATAACAATGAACATGTgtatagcctaccttgaaaacGAGTCCAGCAATGGTGGTACCTGTTTTTCTTGCCTTTGGAGCACTGAAGCCCTGCTCAGACAAGTTCTGCTCCAACACAGCATTTCTGCATAACATTTTATACGGTCATTAATTTCTAATGCATGGAAAACAAATTCAAAAaggaaattacatagaaatccAGTCAAATCGGTTAAGGACTTAGACCTTCACTCACCGGCGTGTATTCTCAAATGAAAATCCTTTGCTTGGTGGTTCACAAGGCCGCGTTGTGTTCAGCATCGTTCAAATAACCAACCAAAATTTCAACTTGAGCTTCAATGTTTTGAGACGGATGCTATATGAAAGTGATAGTCTACCACCTGTCcgacttttttctttttaaagtgtTTCTTCTTTATCGTTTTGATAGATATAAGGATGGCCAGAATGTGTCAGCATTTATTTAGCTTGCTTGAGACGTGatctctttcactttctgttTTCACATAATACGTTGCACGAATCAAAATTATTCAGGAAGTGTGATATCGAATGATCACTGTCCCTCACAAACTAGTGTCTGCAGCCATTTGAGGTCATGTAGACTATGTTTAACTCTTTAAAATGAAAGAACGGATCAAT carries:
- the psmb10 gene encoding proteasome subunit beta type-10 — translated: MLNTTRPCEPPSKGFSFENTRRNAVLEQNLSEQGFSAPKARKTGTTIAGLVFKDGVILGADTRATDDMVVADKNCMKIHYIAEKIYCCGAGVAADADITTQMMSSNVELHTLTTGRPPMVAMVTRQLKQMLFRYQGQIGSSLIVGGVDVTGAHLYSVYPHGSYDKLPFLTMGSGAAAAVSVFEDRYKANMELEEAKTLVRDAIAAGIFCDLGSGSNVDLCVITEKGVQYLRAFDQPTQKGKREGNYRYKPGTTAVLSKTVTPITLDVVDETVQLMETQ